The following coding sequences are from one Bacteroidota bacterium window:
- a CDS encoding lasso peptide has product MKTYSAPKLTEYGDVAAITATLGDPFTGDQSFDVDGNVIEEGLNSINQCPTTEFELCEFNDGGKP; this is encoded by the coding sequence ATGAAGACCTACAGCGCACCCAAGCTCACCGAGTACGGCGACGTGGCCGCGATCACGGCGACGCTGGGCGACCCCTTCACGGGCGACCAGTCGTTCGACGTGGACGGCAACGTGATCGAGGAAGGGCTCAACTCGATCAACCAGTGCCCGACCACTGAGTTTGAACTCTGCGAGTTCAACGACGGCGGCAAGCCGTAG
- a CDS encoding NAD(+)/NADH kinase, translating into MVYGITGNTNKEKLWQPAADLIRWLQSEGLPFCLDRRVAAGLAERGLIASATAGACRTDDLAETSDLVLSFGGDGTLLNAAHQIGTRETPVLGVNIGRLGFLTSAEVAEAEQAIRQIEAGLHEVEEREVLEATVDGRADPPRWALNDFVVAKSGSASMIDVQVHVDGYYLNDYWADGLIVATPTGSTAYSLAAGGPLLAPDSGALVLTPIAPHTLTTRPIVFPGRVEVTLRVTSRAASFLLAHDGTSDLIECPEAGEGGVEITVRQAAHRVRLVRLPGRGYFQTIRDKLSWGQR; encoded by the coding sequence ATGGTCTATGGCATCACCGGCAACACGAACAAGGAGAAGCTCTGGCAGCCCGCTGCCGACCTGATCCGCTGGCTCCAGAGCGAGGGCCTCCCCTTCTGCCTCGACCGGCGCGTCGCAGCCGGCCTCGCCGAGCGCGGCCTGATCGCCTCAGCCACCGCCGGGGCGTGCCGCACCGACGACCTCGCCGAGACCTCTGACCTCGTCCTCTCGTTCGGGGGCGACGGGACGCTGCTCAATGCGGCCCACCAGATTGGCACGCGCGAGACGCCGGTCCTCGGGGTCAACATCGGGCGGCTCGGGTTTCTGACGAGCGCCGAGGTGGCGGAGGCCGAGCAGGCCATCCGGCAGATCGAGGCCGGGCTGCACGAGGTCGAGGAGCGCGAGGTGCTGGAAGCGACGGTCGACGGCCGGGCGGACCCGCCGCGCTGGGCGCTCAACGACTTCGTCGTCGCCAAGAGCGGCTCTGCCTCGATGATCGACGTGCAGGTCCACGTCGACGGCTACTACCTCAACGACTACTGGGCCGACGGCCTCATCGTCGCCACGCCGACCGGCTCGACGGCCTACTCGCTCGCCGCGGGCGGCCCGCTCCTCGCACCCGACTCCGGCGCGCTCGTCCTCACCCCGATTGCCCCGCACACGCTCACCACACGGCCCATCGTTTTCCCCGGCCGCGTCGAGGTCACCCTCCGCGTCACCTCCCGCGCCGCGTCGTTCCTCCTCGCCCACGACGGCACGAGCGACCTCATCGAGTGCCCCGAGGCCGGCGAGGGCGGCGTCGAGATCACCGTGCGCCAGGCCGCTCACCGCGTCCGGCTCGTCCGGCTGCCAGGGCGGGGCTACTTCCAGACGATCCGCGACAAGCTCTCCTGGGGCCAGCGCTGA
- a CDS encoding T9SS type A sorting domain-containing protein has product MKTFYLFLFAAAFALAGTSATAQTGTFCFVDNFNYQWEIVVNNNATDLIVGTIDNVYAAGGVVAGGRGQSNTTIRHHVLTAINLDASQGGTDWFVYNGNVAGGSFPFTYSGDWVSSAGTTGGFTGSLTSGPCPLARPGEPVPNGPATAGMTEASRLEAAATAEALGVSVYPNPTPDEARISYTLDEATDVRLVIYDMRGRQIATLAEGTQEAGVHTATFDARDLASGVYVWQLRAGTQLTSGQLSLTR; this is encoded by the coding sequence ATGAAAACGTTTTACCTCTTCCTGTTCGCTGCCGCGTTCGCCCTCGCGGGCACGAGCGCCACAGCGCAGACCGGCACCTTCTGCTTCGTCGACAACTTCAACTACCAGTGGGAGATCGTCGTCAACAACAACGCGACTGACCTCATCGTGGGCACTATCGACAATGTCTACGCTGCTGGTGGAGTCGTTGCCGGCGGTCGTGGGCAGAGCAACACAACGATCCGGCACCACGTCCTGACGGCGATCAACCTCGACGCGTCGCAGGGCGGAACGGACTGGTTCGTGTACAACGGAAACGTCGCGGGTGGGTCGTTCCCGTTCACCTACAGCGGCGACTGGGTCAGCAGCGCCGGCACTACGGGCGGCTTCACCGGCTCGCTTACGTCGGGGCCGTGCCCGCTGGCGCGTCCAGGTGAGCCGGTGCCCAACGGCCCGGCTACGGCCGGCATGACGGAGGCGTCCCGCCTCGAAGCCGCCGCCACGGCCGAAGCGCTCGGTGTCTCGGTCTACCCGAACCCGACGCCCGACGAAGCACGCATCAGCTACACCCTCGATGAGGCCACCGACGTGCGCCTCGTCATCTACGACATGCGCGGCCGTCAGATCGCCACGCTCGCCGAAGGCACGCAGGAGGCCGGCGTGCACACAGCGACGTTCGACGCGCGGGACCTCGCCTCGGGTGTCTACGTGTGGCAGCTCCGGGCCGGCACGCAGCTGACCTCGGGCCAGCTCAGCCTGACGCGCTAG